The Meiothermus sp. genome segment GGGGCCAAAGTTTTTCTCCACCTCCTCAATAAGGAGTTTCTTGAGCGCCAGGGCGGTAATTTCTGGCTTCTTGCGGGTTTTGAGCTGCTCCTCAATGGTGTGGGCCACCGACAAGGCAGGCTCCATTTTCAGCCCGGCCATCATCATGGACTCTACCAGCAGACCCTTGGAAAAAGGCCAGCGGAAGCCCCCTGGCGTTTTGATGAATACTTCGCGCACGGTTCAATGGTACCCGAAAACTGTTTGACACACCCTCTGCCAAATGCTAACCTAGCGTTTGCTGAACCACTTTAGGGTGGCAAGCACGGCGCTGTAGCCAAGTGGTAAGGCAGAGGTCTGCAAAACCTCCATTCACCGGTTCGAATCCGGTCAGCGCCTCCAATGTTTCTCCAGTGAAGAAACACGGAGCAAAACCCAGCCCACGCGGGCGCGTAGCTCAGATGGCTAGAGCACTACCTTGACACGGTAGGGGTCGCTGGTTCGAGTCCAGTCGCGCCCACCAAAAAAACCCTCCTCCCGGGAGGGTTTTTTATGCATTGGCAGCGGAAGGCCCTTCCCTGCCCAAAAAACGGAAAGGGTACTCGTCGCTCACATCGGCCCGGCCTTCTTGCACCAGCTCCTGCATCAGTTTCATCAGCCGGCGGCGGGACATGGGGAAACGTGCCTCGAGCTCCTCGTAGGTGAGCGGGCTTTGGGCCAGAGTCGCCGCCACAGCAGCTTTCAACTCCATCCACTTTCCGGCCCTGGAGCCACGCTCCGAGCCCAGCAAGCGGGAGACCACCCGATCGCGCAGGGCGGTAGCTTCGGTGATGCTCAGGCCCAGCTCGGGGGCCAGATCGGCCAGCGAGTCGCCGTTGGCATAGGCCAGCACCACCTGACGCTCAGACTTGGTCAGGCGCTTAACCACCGACTCCAGCGGCATTCCCAGGCGTTGCTCGACGGCTAAGCGAAAGCGCCGACCCTG includes the following:
- a CDS encoding sigma factor-like helix-turn-helix DNA-binding protein, with product MPNTLTEHLEKLYPLEREVLLARASGETLRAIGGRLKLTPEGVRQVEHRALRKLKDEGSAEQVQGRRFRLAVEQRLGMPLESVVKRLTKSERQVVLAYANGDSLADLAPELGLSITEATALRDRVVSRLLGSERGSRAGKWMELKAAVAATLAQSPLTYEELEARFPMSRRRLMKLMQELVQEGRADVSDEYPFRFLGREGPSAANA